A section of the Chryseobacterium ginsenosidimutans genome encodes:
- a CDS encoding anti-sigma factor, translating into MNTKEYISSGIIESYILGLASNEEAGILECVMKNNAEVRAAVEEAQKTLEDLATVQAVQPPNDLKSKIWNKIQQEQTVEEVKPAISVDIPAVKPQEEIKIQRNSNWKGYTIAASVLFLVSVAGNLFWMNDQSKTKEEIAKMKSEKQSLNLAMQKMNQKMEMFANPDMQMVMLKGVEKHTDSKAMVFWDKKTKEVYLNGESLPKAPEGMQYQLWAIADGKPVSAGMYTEEKDSKIALANIPKAQAFAITLEKQGGSPTPTMENMYVMGEI; encoded by the coding sequence TTGAACACTAAAGAATACATATCGTCCGGAATTATAGAATCTTATATTCTAGGTCTTGCTTCTAATGAAGAAGCAGGGATTTTGGAGTGTGTGATGAAAAACAATGCCGAAGTAAGGGCTGCCGTTGAAGAGGCACAAAAAACTTTGGAAGATCTCGCTACAGTTCAGGCCGTACAACCTCCAAACGATCTAAAATCGAAGATCTGGAATAAAATCCAACAGGAACAGACTGTTGAAGAGGTAAAACCTGCAATTTCTGTGGATATTCCGGCTGTAAAGCCTCAGGAAGAAATTAAAATTCAAAGAAACAGCAATTGGAAAGGGTATACTATTGCAGCTTCTGTTTTATTTTTAGTAAGCGTTGCCGGAAATCTTTTCTGGATGAATGACCAATCTAAAACAAAAGAAGAAATTGCAAAAATGAAATCTGAGAAACAGTCTTTGAATTTGGCAATGCAGAAAATGAATCAGAAGATGGAAATGTTTGCCAATCCCGACATGCAGATGGTAATGTTAAAAGGTGTTGAAAAACATACAGATTCTAAAGCAATGGTTTTCTGGGACAAAAAGACAAAAGAAGTCTACCTTAATGGAGAAAGTCTTCCGAAAGCCCCGGAAGGAATGCAGTATCAGCTTTGGGCAATTGCCGACGGAAAACCGGTAAGTGCAGGAATGTACACCGAAGAAAAAGACAGTAAAATCGCTCTTGCCAACATACCAAAAGCCCAGGCTTTTGCCATCACGCTGGAAAAACAGGGTGGAAGCCCGACTCCTACTATGGAAAACATGTATGTGATGGGAGAAATCTAA
- a CDS encoding RNA polymerase sigma factor, whose product MRRKIFVIKTNYSEEQLIVLLKEKNETGFHHLYDNYSGALYGVILRIVQSKEYTEEIIQDVFVKIWNSIHQYDSSKGRFYTWMINIARNTAIDYLKSKSFQNELKNQPLPDFVYNSAELSTTNNSSDFIGFNNVLETLEIDKQELIDLAYYQGYTQNEISEKLKIPLGTVKTKMRNALMKLKDLLKDYQ is encoded by the coding sequence TTGAGGAGAAAAATATTCGTTATTAAAACAAACTATTCGGAAGAACAATTAATCGTTTTACTAAAAGAAAAAAACGAAACCGGTTTTCATCATCTGTATGATAACTACTCCGGTGCATTGTATGGTGTAATCCTCCGAATTGTTCAGTCTAAAGAATATACTGAAGAAATTATTCAGGATGTTTTCGTTAAAATCTGGAATTCTATCCATCAATATGATTCATCAAAAGGAAGATTTTATACCTGGATGATTAATATTGCAAGAAATACGGCAATTGATTATTTAAAATCAAAAAGTTTCCAGAACGAATTAAAAAACCAACCACTTCCTGATTTCGTATATAACTCTGCAGAACTTTCGACGACCAATAATTCATCCGATTTTATCGGGTTCAATAATGTTCTTGAAACTCTGGAGATTGACAAACAGGAACTTATTGATCTGGCATATTATCAGGGATATACTCAAAATGAAATATCCGAAAAACTGAAAATACCGCTGGGAACGGTAAAAACCAAAATGCGAAATGCACTGATGAAATTAAAGGATTTGCTAAAAGATTATCAATAA
- a CDS encoding fasciclin domain-containing protein, producing the protein MNTRSKIAVLGMVALSFAFSGNAAAQMTKEKTVMVGGAPMYPSKNIIENAVNSKDHKTLVAAVKAAGLVETLQGKGPFTVLAPTDKAFAKLPKGTVESLVKPENKAMLTKILTYHVLAGKYNAKEIWAAVKAKGGKAMMKTVEGEELTFWAKGKDLYIRDAKGNDAKVTIADVNQSNGVIHVIDTVLMP; encoded by the coding sequence ATGAACACAAGATCAAAAATCGCAGTTTTAGGAATGGTTGCTTTATCATTCGCTTTCAGTGGAAATGCAGCTGCACAGATGACGAAAGAAAAAACAGTAATGGTAGGCGGTGCGCCGATGTATCCATCTAAAAATATTATTGAAAATGCAGTAAACTCTAAAGATCATAAAACTTTGGTAGCAGCTGTAAAAGCAGCAGGTTTGGTAGAAACTTTACAGGGAAAAGGCCCTTTCACGGTATTGGCTCCTACAGATAAAGCTTTTGCAAAACTTCCGAAAGGAACGGTTGAAAGCTTGGTAAAACCGGAAAATAAAGCAATGCTGACTAAAATTTTAACATATCACGTTCTTGCTGGAAAATATAATGCTAAAGAAATCTGGGCAGCTGTAAAAGCCAAAGGAGGAAAAGCAATGATGAAAACGGTAGAAGGCGAAGAACTTACTTTCTGGGCTAAAGGAAAAGATCTTTACATAAGAGACGCAAAAGGGAACGATGCAAAAGTGACGATAGCTGATGTAAATCAGTCAAACGGAGTCATTCATGTGATTGATACGGTGTTGATGCCGTAA
- a CDS encoding ferritin-like domain-containing protein: MKKTINVSNQGATLDTGRRNFLKLGGIGLAMAGLTLVGCDDDNFEFVNNNDVFDLGKGDVGILNYAYALEQLEADFYTKVVNNFYSGISNAEKELFTDLYHHEVIHRDFFKAAISGATSNILPTLEFQYPNVNFNDRNSVLATAKALEDTGVAAYNGAGKYITNPDYLVIAGKIVSVEARHASAIRNLINPGTAAFSGDDVIDANGLDLAKEPKDVVTAAGGFFKTPFTWKEQGIG; encoded by the coding sequence ATGAAAAAAACTATCAATGTGTCTAACCAGGGAGCTACTCTGGATACAGGCAGAAGAAATTTTTTGAAACTGGGAGGTATTGGTTTGGCAATGGCCGGGCTTACTCTTGTCGGTTGTGATGACGATAATTTCGAATTCGTTAATAATAATGATGTTTTTGATCTTGGGAAAGGTGATGTAGGTATTTTAAATTACGCTTATGCATTGGAACAGTTGGAAGCAGATTTTTATACTAAAGTTGTTAATAATTTCTATTCAGGGATTTCAAATGCTGAAAAAGAACTGTTTACGGATCTTTACCATCATGAAGTGATTCACAGAGATTTTTTCAAGGCGGCGATCAGCGGAGCAACATCGAATATTTTACCAACGTTGGAATTTCAATATCCCAATGTGAATTTTAATGACCGAAACTCTGTACTTGCAACGGCTAAAGCTTTGGAAGATACAGGTGTTGCAGCCTATAACGGAGCAGGAAAATACATTACAAATCCTGATTATCTTGTTATTGCAGGAAAAATCGTTTCCGTGGAGGCAAGACATGCATCAGCGATCAGAAATCTTATCAATCCCGGAACGGCAGCGTTTTCAGGAGATGATGTAATTGATGCAAACGGATTAGACCTTGCAAAAGAACCTAAAGATGTGGTAACTGCAGCAGGAGGTTTTTTCAAAACACCGTTCACTTGGAAAGAACAAGGAATCGGATAA
- a CDS encoding ferritin-like domain-containing protein, which yields MNILKLLDKLSDDKFFTTETSRLETLTNISAFGKKAAVAAIPLGLGALMTTPVKAETLGGPGSTYKNALTDALQLALVLEYLENEYYATGLAAGTLIPTADKPVFMQIAKHESAHVIFLKNTLTSLGVTPGAKPNFDFTAGGNFTPFTDYSQFLILAQAFEDTGVRAYKGQAGNVMSNKTVLQAALQIHSVEARHASQVRRMRANKGWIELANGGNMPAATNPVYAGEDNITQAGFNTSTAFGAAAGSAAYDEVLSGSDAQTIASLFIV from the coding sequence ATGAACATTCTTAAATTATTAGATAAGCTTTCTGATGATAAATTTTTTACCACAGAAACATCAAGATTAGAAACTCTTACCAATATTTCAGCATTTGGAAAAAAAGCGGCGGTTGCTGCAATTCCTTTAGGATTAGGAGCATTAATGACTACTCCTGTAAAAGCGGAAACTTTGGGCGGACCCGGAAGTACATATAAAAATGCATTAACGGATGCCTTGCAACTGGCTTTGGTTCTGGAATATCTGGAAAACGAATATTACGCAACGGGCTTGGCTGCCGGAACATTAATACCAACTGCTGACAAACCTGTTTTTATGCAGATCGCAAAACATGAATCTGCTCACGTAATTTTCTTAAAAAATACTTTAACATCTTTAGGAGTAACTCCGGGAGCAAAACCAAATTTTGATTTTACAGCGGGAGGCAATTTTACACCTTTTACAGATTACAGTCAGTTTTTAATTCTTGCTCAGGCTTTTGAAGATACAGGAGTAAGAGCTTATAAAGGGCAAGCCGGAAATGTAATGTCGAATAAAACAGTCTTACAGGCAGCCTTACAAATCCATTCTGTGGAAGCAAGACATGCGTCTCAGGTGCGGAGAATGAGAGCAAATAAAGGGTGGATAGAATTGGCAAACGGTGGAAATATGCCTGCTGCTACCAATCCTGTATATGCTGGAGAAGATAATATAACCCAGGCTGGTTTTAATACAAGCACTGCGTTTGGAGCTGCGGCGGGTTCTGCGGCTTACGACGAAGTATTAAGTGGAAGTGATGCTCAGACAATTGCATCTTTGTTTATTGTTTGA
- a CDS encoding DUF3078 domain-containing protein: protein MKKLLLSISLLVGIFTFSQNTNTEVPIADTIKAWSIQGQNTLMLNQAAFSNWVGGGANNVGWLAGVNYNLTYEKGKNLWENVIILGYGQNNTKGIGTRKTQDVINLSTNYGREFAKNWYISTGVSLQTQFAAGYEDGNNPEAAKISNFMAPGYVNLGAGVTYRPNDNLTVTLRPANAKWTFVLDDDLQYAGIYGLKNDGDSSLFQFGFLGTAIYKLKIMDNITLTNTGSVFSNYLDHPERLVLAYSGILNMKINKFISTNITLDLLYDHNQIRKTQLKQTLGVGFAYNIDNGKKRSENKDNQSWLKK, encoded by the coding sequence ATGAAAAAACTTTTATTATCAATTTCCCTGTTGGTGGGGATTTTTACGTTTTCACAAAACACAAATACTGAAGTTCCTATTGCAGATACCATAAAAGCATGGAGTATTCAAGGTCAAAATACATTAATGCTTAATCAGGCTGCCTTTTCGAATTGGGTAGGAGGTGGAGCAAACAATGTTGGTTGGCTTGCAGGAGTAAATTACAATCTTACTTACGAAAAAGGTAAAAACTTGTGGGAAAATGTAATCATCTTGGGATACGGACAAAATAATACGAAAGGTATAGGAACGAGAAAAACTCAGGATGTGATTAATCTTTCTACCAACTATGGTAGAGAATTTGCAAAAAACTGGTATATCTCTACGGGCGTAAGTTTGCAGACACAATTTGCTGCCGGCTATGAAGACGGGAATAATCCTGAAGCTGCAAAAATTTCAAATTTTATGGCACCTGGTTATGTAAATTTAGGAGCAGGTGTTACTTATCGTCCAAATGACAATCTTACGGTGACCTTACGTCCTGCCAACGCAAAATGGACTTTCGTATTGGATGATGATCTTCAGTATGCCGGAATTTATGGTTTGAAAAATGACGGCGATTCTTCACTTTTCCAGTTTGGTTTCTTGGGAACAGCCATATATAAACTGAAAATCATGGATAATATTACCTTGACAAATACCGGATCTGTTTTTTCAAATTATCTTGATCATCCCGAAAGGTTGGTTCTTGCATACAGCGGAATTCTGAATATGAAGATCAATAAATTTATCTCTACCAATATTACATTAGATTTACTTTATGATCATAACCAAATCAGAAAAACACAGCTGAAGCAAACTTTAGGAGTTGGTTTTGCTTATAACATAGACAATGGTAAAAAGCGTTCTGAAAATAAAGATAACCAATCCTGGCTAAAAAAATAA
- a CDS encoding YetF domain-containing protein: MLSVFLLKLDWKELLMGHEEWSFLLEIILRTVIMFLTIIIGLRVLGKRGVKQLSIFELVVIIGLGSAAGDPMFNKDVGIISSIVVFIVIIFLYTIVTYFIAKNKKFEQLIEGKPICLIENGEFSIENFKKENLGSDEFFAELRLRGISHLGQIEKAIEESSGEISVFFYEDEMVKYGLPIMPDSLDHPLKVITQKGKYSCTFCGYTQEKQIGDTGNCKKCKKEEWVCSSNKKRIT, translated from the coding sequence ATGTTATCCGTATTTCTATTAAAATTAGACTGGAAAGAATTATTGATGGGCCATGAAGAATGGTCCTTCCTTCTGGAGATCATTTTACGTACTGTAATCATGTTTCTAACGATCATCATCGGATTAAGAGTTTTAGGAAAAAGGGGAGTGAAGCAGCTCTCTATTTTCGAGCTTGTCGTTATTATCGGTCTTGGTTCCGCAGCCGGAGATCCTATGTTTAATAAAGATGTGGGAATTATTTCTTCTATTGTTGTTTTCATTGTCATCATTTTTTTATATACGATTGTCACCTATTTTATCGCAAAAAATAAAAAATTTGAACAGTTAATTGAAGGAAAACCTATCTGCCTGATTGAAAACGGAGAATTTTCTATTGAGAATTTTAAAAAGGAAAATCTGGGAAGTGATGAGTTCTTTGCCGAATTAAGATTAAGGGGCATTTCACATTTAGGACAAATTGAAAAAGCTATTGAAGAAAGCTCCGGTGAGATAAGCGTATTTTTTTATGAAGATGAAATGGTAAAATACGGACTTCCCATTATGCCCGATTCTTTGGACCATCCGTTGAAAGTTATTACTCAAAAAGGTAAGTATTCTTGTACATTTTGCGGTTATACTCAGGAAAAACAAATTGGGGATACCGGAAATTGTAAAAAATGTAAAAAAGAAGAGTGGGTATGCTCCAGCAACAAAAAACGGATCACCTAA
- a CDS encoding SDR family oxidoreductase, with amino-acid sequence MHTNLYGKTALITGSARGLGKAIAERYAALGANIVINYSRDKASADEVVSNIKAMNVGVIAVQADVSKVADIEKLFNEAKNAFGKIDIIVANAGIEMVETPVTEFTEEQFDRLFSINTKGAYFTMQYAAKNVEDNGRIIYIASSTTSFPVSGMAVYGGSKTTPRYMVDVLSKEIGHRGVTVNSIIPFAVDHSGIFAEENSYPELRKSLLDSCPMGRLAEVEDVANVAEFFASDLSSFVNGQHLLINGGATQ; translated from the coding sequence ATGCATACAAATTTATACGGCAAAACAGCCTTAATTACAGGCTCTGCCAGAGGTTTAGGGAAAGCAATCGCAGAACGCTATGCCGCATTGGGAGCGAATATCGTGATCAATTACTCGAGAGATAAAGCTTCAGCAGATGAAGTGGTTTCAAACATTAAAGCCATGAATGTCGGTGTAATTGCAGTTCAGGCAGATGTGAGCAAAGTGGCAGATATTGAAAAACTATTTAATGAAGCTAAAAATGCATTCGGAAAAATAGACATCATCGTTGCCAATGCAGGAATCGAAATGGTAGAAACTCCCGTAACAGAATTTACGGAAGAACAATTTGACCGTTTGTTTAGTATTAATACAAAAGGAGCTTATTTCACGATGCAATATGCGGCAAAAAATGTAGAAGATAACGGAAGAATCATTTACATCGCATCCAGTACAACCTCTTTTCCGGTTTCAGGAATGGCAGTTTACGGAGGAAGTAAAACTACACCAAGATACATGGTAGATGTGCTTTCTAAAGAAATCGGGCATCGTGGGGTTACAGTAAATTCTATTATTCCTTTTGCGGTAGATCATTCGGGAATTTTTGCAGAAGAAAACAGCTATCCCGAATTAAGGAAATCTCTTTTAGACAGTTGTCCGATGGGAAGACTGGCAGAAGTGGAAGACGTTGCCAATGTTGCTGAATTTTTTGCCAGCGATCTTTCATCTTTTGTGAATGGTCAACATTTATTAATTAATGGTGGAGCTACACAATAA
- a CDS encoding SDR family oxidoreductase gives MNNLSNKVVLVTGASKGIGAEVAKKLAEAGAKVIVNFSGSKADADNVVEEIKTNGGEAIAVQADVSKSEDVKSLFDQSIAHFGRIDVLVNNAGIMITKTIQETTDEDFDRHFSINVKGVFNTLREAATKLADNGSIINFSTSVNRLMLPGYGTYVATKSAVEQLTRVFSKEIGHRGINVNSVSPGPTATALFLNGKPQETIDRLASLNPFGRIAETDDIANVVVFLASDEAKWINAQNIGVNGGMA, from the coding sequence ATGAACAATTTATCAAACAAAGTAGTCCTTGTAACAGGAGCTTCAAAAGGAATCGGAGCTGAAGTAGCTAAAAAATTAGCCGAAGCCGGAGCAAAGGTAATCGTCAACTTCTCAGGAAGCAAAGCAGATGCAGACAATGTGGTAGAAGAGATCAAAACAAACGGAGGTGAAGCTATTGCTGTTCAGGCTGATGTAAGTAAATCTGAAGATGTAAAATCTCTTTTTGACCAATCTATTGCACATTTCGGAAGAATTGATGTTTTGGTAAATAATGCAGGAATTATGATCACAAAAACCATTCAGGAAACAACTGATGAAGATTTTGACCGTCATTTTAGCATTAATGTAAAAGGAGTTTTCAATACACTTAGAGAAGCAGCGACAAAATTAGCAGACAACGGAAGCATCATTAATTTTTCAACTTCTGTTAACAGACTGATGCTTCCCGGTTACGGAACTTATGTGGCAACAAAATCAGCGGTTGAGCAATTAACAAGAGTTTTTTCCAAAGAAATCGGGCATAGAGGAATTAATGTAAATTCTGTTTCACCCGGTCCGACTGCAACTGCACTATTCCTTAACGGGAAACCTCAGGAAACAATTGACAGATTAGCTTCATTAAATCCTTTCGGAAGAATTGCAGAAACTGATGATATCGCCAATGTTGTCGTTTTCCTGGCAAGTGATGAAGCAAAATGGATCAATGCACAAAACATTGGTGTTAATGGCGGAATGGCGTAG
- a CDS encoding helix-turn-helix domain-containing protein, with amino-acid sequence MENANFESNSLFELYQHLNLPVNLIDTSEGFSIFNLKEIGFELPYRSKPYRPNFFSFLFIKDGAGNYTIDDYSFEVKAHSVYFTNPSNYRTFCWERIEEIYLITFDEVFLKKHISKEVFENFPFLLTETVKPKIVTDEFYETIEKVYLQIRSEYIGSSVHKYNIIGHHLAVLFFKIKEYFWQDYNPIYEGNRSSQIVKSFKQLLEKHYRDLSSDKTETVFRVQDYAQAQNLHPNYLSSVIKSKTGKSIATWIAEKTISEAKALLQNSSISIKEITFKLGFSEAAHFSNYFKKHTETTPAQYRKEVSENK; translated from the coding sequence ATGGAAAACGCCAATTTCGAATCCAATTCCTTATTTGAATTATATCAGCATCTGAATCTTCCTGTAAATCTTATTGATACATCAGAAGGTTTTTCGATATTTAATTTAAAGGAAATAGGATTTGAACTTCCATATCGGTCAAAGCCTTATCGTCCGAATTTTTTCTCTTTTCTTTTTATTAAAGACGGAGCAGGGAATTATACAATTGATGACTACTCGTTTGAGGTCAAAGCGCATTCGGTTTATTTTACCAATCCGAGCAATTACAGGACGTTTTGCTGGGAAAGGATTGAAGAAATTTATTTAATCACTTTTGATGAAGTTTTTCTTAAAAAACATATCAGCAAAGAAGTTTTTGAAAATTTTCCTTTCCTTTTAACAGAAACTGTAAAGCCTAAAATCGTTACTGATGAATTTTATGAAACAATAGAAAAGGTTTATCTTCAAATTCGATCTGAATATATTGGAAGTTCTGTTCATAAATACAACATTATCGGGCATCATCTTGCAGTTTTATTTTTTAAGATTAAAGAATATTTCTGGCAGGATTACAACCCGATTTATGAAGGAAACCGAAGTTCTCAAATCGTAAAATCCTTTAAACAGCTTTTAGAAAAACATTACAGAGACTTGAGTTCAGATAAAACAGAAACTGTTTTTCGGGTTCAGGATTATGCTCAAGCTCAAAATCTTCATCCCAATTATTTAAGCAGCGTTATAAAATCTAAAACAGGAAAATCTATCGCAACATGGATTGCCGAAAAAACCATTTCCGAAGCAAAAGCCTTATTACAGAACTCTTCGATCTCCATTAAGGAAATTACTTTTAAACTGGGCTTTTCCGAAGCGGCACATTTCAGTAACTATTTTAAGAAACATACAGAAACAACGCCTGCACAATACAGAAAGGAGGTTTCTGAAAATAAATAA
- a CDS encoding GNAT family N-acetyltransferase, which produces MQLYTERLLLREITIDDKQAIFDYRSDAQANKFQNWIPETLEDVESFIQRNNKEFNKPESWYQVLITDKETKAVIGDVGIHFFGSENLQVELGITLNKKYQGKGYASEALKGVIDFLFNVLKKHRIMASVDPENIDSLNLMERIGFRKEGHFVKSLFWKNNWVDDVIYALLQEDWK; this is translated from the coding sequence ATGCAACTTTATACAGAGAGATTACTTTTAAGAGAAATTACTATTGACGATAAACAAGCAATTTTCGATTACCGTTCTGATGCACAAGCCAATAAATTCCAAAACTGGATTCCTGAAACGTTGGAAGATGTTGAAAGTTTTATCCAAAGAAATAATAAAGAATTCAATAAGCCAGAAAGCTGGTATCAGGTTTTAATTACAGATAAGGAAACAAAAGCTGTAATCGGAGATGTGGGGATTCATTTTTTCGGAAGTGAAAATTTGCAGGTGGAATTAGGAATTACACTGAACAAAAAATATCAAGGAAAAGGCTATGCCTCAGAAGCTTTAAAAGGAGTTATCGATTTTCTTTTCAATGTTTTGAAAAAGCACAGAATAATGGCTTCTGTTGATCCTGAAAATATTGATTCACTTAATTTAATGGAACGAATCGGCTTCAGAAAAGAAGGTCATTTTGTGAAAAGCCTTTTTTGGAAAAACAATTGGGTTGATGATGTAATTTATGCGTTACTTCAGGAAGATTGGAAATAA
- the bioA gene encoding adenosylmethionine--8-amino-7-oxononanoate transaminase, producing the protein MNLQERDKAVNWHPYTQMKTADDAIPIVRGKGVYLFDDQENKYIDAVSSWWVTLHGHAHPYIAKRVSEQLNTLEQVIFAGFTHEPAIQLSENLLNLLPGNQEKVFYSDNGSTAVEVALKMCIQHAYNEGKEKTKILAFKNAYHGDTFGAMSVSGRSVWTKPFGEMLFEVIFIDTPTAGNLESLKNQIKSHADEIACFIYEPLIQGAAGMLMYKAQDLDELMKFCREQKILMIQDEVFTGFGRTGKLFAANHLSEKPDIMCFSKGLTGGTMPMGITTCSNEIFNAFLSDDKYKTLFHGHSFTANPLACTAALASMELLLNEETQQNINLISEKHSKFSQTLQQHSKVENVRQTGTILAWEIKNDEQTSYFNEIGKILYNEFLKRGIIMRPLGNVMYLVPPYCITVDELDFIYQNIVEVLDTFEVQNF; encoded by the coding sequence ATGAACCTACAAGAACGCGACAAAGCCGTCAACTGGCATCCTTACACCCAAATGAAAACCGCAGACGACGCGATTCCTATTGTCAGAGGAAAAGGAGTGTATCTTTTTGATGATCAAGAAAATAAATATATTGATGCGGTTTCTTCATGGTGGGTGACGCTTCACGGTCACGCACATCCTTATATTGCAAAACGAGTTTCAGAACAATTGAATACGTTGGAACAGGTTATTTTTGCGGGTTTTACCCATGAACCGGCAATACAGCTTTCAGAGAATTTATTAAACCTTTTACCCGGAAATCAAGAAAAAGTTTTTTATTCTGACAACGGTTCGACAGCCGTGGAAGTCGCTTTAAAAATGTGTATTCAACATGCTTACAATGAAGGAAAAGAAAAGACGAAAATTTTAGCTTTTAAAAATGCATATCATGGCGATACATTCGGAGCGATGTCTGTGAGCGGAAGAAGTGTCTGGACAAAACCTTTCGGTGAAATGTTGTTTGAAGTTATTTTCATTGATACGCCGACTGCTGGGAACCTGGAAAGTTTAAAAAATCAGATTAAAAGTCATGCGGATGAAATTGCGTGTTTTATTTATGAGCCGTTAATTCAAGGAGCAGCGGGAATGCTGATGTACAAAGCTCAGGATTTAGATGAATTAATGAAATTCTGCCGAGAACAGAAAATTTTAATGATTCAAGATGAAGTTTTTACAGGTTTTGGACGAACAGGAAAACTTTTCGCCGCCAATCATCTTTCCGAAAAGCCCGATATTATGTGTTTTTCAAAAGGCTTGACAGGCGGAACAATGCCAATGGGAATCACAACTTGCTCAAATGAAATTTTCAATGCTTTTTTGTCTGATGACAAATATAAAACGTTGTTTCACGGGCACTCTTTTACTGCAAATCCGTTGGCTTGTACAGCTGCTTTGGCTAGTATGGAACTATTATTAAATGAAGAAACTCAACAAAATATTAATTTAATTAGTGAAAAACATTCAAAATTTTCTCAAACACTACAACAACATTCAAAAGTTGAAAATGTACGACAAACAGGAACAATTTTAGCTTGGGAAATTAAAAATGATGAACAAACTTCTTATTTTAACGAAATCGGGAAAATTTTATACAACGAATTTTTAAAAAGAGGAATTATCATGCGACCATTAGGAAATGTGATGTATCTCGTTCCGCCGTATTGCATAACCGTTGATGAGTTGGATTTTATTTATCAAAATATTGTCGAAGTTTTAGATACATTTGAAGTACAGAATTTTTGA
- the bioB gene encoding biotin synthase BioB — protein MDKTKLRNNWTKEEIEEIYNLPLLELIYKAATVHREWHNPEEVQMSTLLSIKTGGCPEDCSYCGQAARYHTNITVQALLPTEKVIEHAQKAKDSGSSRFCMAAAWREVRNNRDFDRVIDMVKGVNELGMEVCCTLGMLTEEQAIRLQEAGLYAYNHNLDTSEQYYEEIISTRTFDNRINTINNVRKAGITVCSGGIIGLGETRRDRISMLLTLAKMPKHPESVPINALARVAGTPLENNEKTDTWEMVRMIATARIVMPSSMVRLSAGRIEMTEFEQGWCFMAGANSIFTGERETLLVTPNPGVSEDMQMLQTLGLKPMKRQAEKVMDQFETWKTNA, from the coding sequence ATGGATAAAACAAAATTGAGAAATAACTGGACAAAAGAAGAAATAGAAGAGATTTACAATTTACCTTTATTGGAGCTTATTTACAAAGCTGCAACCGTTCACCGTGAATGGCATAATCCTGAAGAAGTTCAGATGTCGACTTTACTGTCTATAAAAACCGGTGGTTGCCCTGAAGATTGTTCGTATTGCGGACAGGCAGCACGCTACCACACCAATATCACAGTTCAGGCTTTGCTTCCGACGGAAAAAGTTATTGAACATGCTCAAAAAGCAAAAGACAGTGGCTCATCCCGTTTTTGTATGGCTGCAGCCTGGCGGGAAGTCCGTAACAACCGTGATTTTGACCGCGTAATCGACATGGTAAAAGGGGTCAATGAGCTTGGAATGGAAGTTTGCTGTACCCTCGGAATGTTGACGGAAGAACAGGCAATTCGCCTTCAGGAAGCAGGCTTATACGCTTACAATCACAATCTTGACACTTCGGAACAATATTATGAAGAAATTATTTCCACACGAACTTTTGATAATAGAATTAACACCATAAACAACGTCAGAAAAGCCGGGATTACAGTTTGTTCAGGAGGAATTATCGGATTAGGAGAAACGCGCCGAGACAGAATTTCAATGCTGTTAACCTTAGCAAAAATGCCTAAACATCCGGAATCTGTTCCTATCAATGCACTGGCAAGAGTAGCAGGAACTCCGCTTGAAAACAATGAAAAAACGGATACCTGGGAAATGGTAAGAATGATCGCCACCGCAAGAATAGTAATGCCTTCTTCGATGGTTCGTTTGAGTGCCGGAAGAATTGAAATGACAGAATTTGAGCAGGGTTGGTGCTTCATGGCAGGTGCAAATTCAATTTTTACGGGAGAAAGAGAAACCTTATTGGTAACGCCAAATCCGGGAGTTTCAGAAGACATGCAGATGTTGCAGACTTTAGGATTAAAACCGATGAAAAGACAAGCGGAAAAAGTGATGGATCAGTTTGAAACCTGGAAAACTAATGCCTAG